From the genome of Brassica oleracea var. oleracea cultivar TO1000 chromosome C4, BOL, whole genome shotgun sequence:
AAGTACATCGGGTTGTACCGGTTTTTTTTAAGATTTACTAACCCCGATCCATACCCGAAAGAACCCGAACCGGTCCAGAACCAAACTTTTGTATAACCCGAATGAGGCTGATTTTGATAAACCCGAAAACCCGAGACCCGATTGGAAAAAACCGAAACCCGATTAGGACCCCGAATGCCCATGCCTACTCTCTTTTAGTGCAGTCCTCATAAATCTAACTGGACGGATAACCAAAGTCGAGGTCAGACTGATTACTTGTGCTAGGCTTATCCTCTTTTTCTTCACTGAAACATGAGAGGATCTCTTAGGAATGGATCTGAATTGTCGACCACGAAAACCTTTTTGCAGTATTCTTTCCTCGATCATTTACAGATGTAGTAAGATAAGAGTATCATAGGCTAAGCAACAGCAGAGTTTCTGCTCAGTTGTGTGAGTTACTCTATTATGTCCATCATCCATAAAACCTTCTACCCACACGAATTATTTCTTCTTCTTGATCATCTGTAGGGTAGGACTCGATATATGACTAAATAACTTGCCAAGCCTAGTGATATCAGCTTGTATTTCCTAGTGAGAGAATAAGAACTGATCTGAAGAAAAAATAATAGGGAAAAAATGAGATGATTATATTAAAAAAAATGAGATGAAAAAGAAGAAAGAAAATAATAGTGAAAGAGAGGATGAAGTAGGTTTAGTGGCACATGAGAATCTATACTGATTTTTCACCTCTAAGTTCTTAAATTAAACTATGGAAGGACTCTTCGATGAGAACCTAAAACCTATGGGCCCTATTAGAGAGGAGGCGCTTGATCTAACGGTGGCTGACATCTGACCTTAAATGGAATAGAGAAAGAATTGAAGAGCATTGTTTCTTTACCTGTTCTTTTGCGGCGCAAGTATGGAACTCTGTCCCTCTCCACCAAGTAGTTCACATAGCTGCGGACACACCTTTTACAGAGATAATGGTCAGGTTCAGGAAAGTCATTTGCCTTCCTCCCTCAGGCATCACCCATGGCATTCTCTCCTGAGTTCTTTGGAGTATTTGGACGGCTCGCAACATGCTCCTGTTTGAAGGAAGATATGTATCCCTTGCAGAAACAGCAACCAAAGGATTAAGACTAGCTTTGGAATGGTCCCAATTGAAAGGAAAAAGCAAGAAAGTAAGAGACTTACCTACAGTCTCTCAATCCACGACCAGATATGCAGCACCGGAAGCGTCTTGTGACAGATCGATAAATTGTAAAACCAACGCGGCTTGGGACAAAGTCACGAAGACAGCAGGTTTCGGCTGGATTCTCGAAGGACCTTCACTGACTGACCCAATCCGAGGATCCGCAAGTCAAAGCTTCATCGGATCACCCCTTATTGCGGAAGCCATAGCGCTACGATCGGCTCTCTGCATGGCGCAAACTCGGGGGATTTCATCCCTTAGAGTTTTCTCCGACAACAAAACGCTCGTTAGAGCAATCTCCAGCAACCATCAGTCCAAAAAAATCATCGGTGTCGTCCATGACATTCGAGTGATCTCCTCTGATTTCGCTTCGATTTCCTTTACGCATTTTTCTAGATCGAAAACATTGTTGCAGACGGTTTAGCAAAAGCGGCTCTTCGAGCCCATCTTCTGTATTGACTTTGTTTGGGCCATCTTTGGGCCTAAAAGATTTGGTTTCTTTAATATATATTCTGTGACAAAAAAAAAGTTCTTAAATTAAAAATTAGCACGGTTAAGGTAACCTAATACTTATATAATGAATATATATATGGTTAAAAGATAATTCTTATATATATATATATATTTGAGAAATACCTTAAGATAGCACAAATTTTTTTTTTTATCACAAATATAGACTTTAAGGATCAAAATGACTAAAATGTTTCATTAAAGAGGTAAATAAATATACACTTATACGCTTAGGATTAATTAATCCAAACCTTAAAGCATCATTAACGCTGGTTTTTAATGAGTCTCTAACCATAATTGAAATTAAAAAGAAAAAGAAAAATATCAATTAAAACAATAGACGGTTCTTCTTTCTCCTACATAGGAGACGTTTCTTATACTTTCTCCTCTCTTCTCTCTGCAATTCTCTCTTCTCTTCCTCAAGTTTTGTTTTTTTTTTTTTCTGATGATTGCTTTTCTCGTGCTCTAGTCTCTTGATTCCCGTTGCGCATGGTACCAAGCCGTTCGAAGTGGTGGTGATGATCGATGTGCTGCGGCGAGGCGGTGCAGATGTAACGGTGGCCTCCGTGAAGAATCAGGTTGGAGTTGATGCATGCCATGGAATCAAGATCGTCGCCGATACTTCTCTCTGATATCACCACTCCGTTTTCGACCTTATTATGCTCCCGTAACGTCTCTGATCTCTGGATTCATCTCGTGAACACACATAATTGCGCAATTAAGGATTCGATTGAAAGGAATCGTTGTTATGCCTTTGGTCATTAGTTGTTGTTGTAGTGCTAGATAATAGGCAGCTTCCAGATTTTGATTCTGATATACTTTGAGAATTTGATAGCTGATTTTTTCTTTGTGATATTTGTTTTGGTGAAGGGAGAGTTTACAACTTTGATTCTGATGAGAGCTTTCTTTACTTCTTCTTTGTCTGTGAAAGCTTACAACTTTGAATCACATGAACTCGTTTTTCCCAAACTGGTAATTGCAATTACTTTTAGTTTCTATATAAGATTGATTTTGATAATTGTTTTTGGTTATGCCAGGAGGACGAGTAGCCCTATAAGGCGAGCCAAAGGCGGCTGGACCTCTTCCGTATTCATTACTTTTTGTCTATAAAAAAAACTGTGGTGGATCACTCTCTTGGAATTGAGATGAGAGCTTTCTTGACTTGTTGCAGGATGAGACATTGACACAAGCAGTTTGTAAGTTTAATGGCAAGAGCTGGAAGAAAATAGGTAAATGACTTATCACTTTCATTTTCTTTAGATTCTAGTCCCCTTTAGCAATATTGATGTCAGATTTACAACATGTTCAAGTGTTTTGGAGTCTTGTATGAAATTGTTGATCATTTCTACAGTGCGTCTATTAGTTCCTTACGCTTGGCTATTTATTAGTTTATGACTATTTATTAGCTTAGTAATGAGAAGTGGAGTTTTGCTCTTCATGTTGAAAATCATGTGTGTTGTGCCATAAGAAACCGTCTAGTTCAAAAACTTGTTCATAACTCTCCATGAAGAAAGATAAACGTAGTTTCCAGGATTGTTGGTTGGATCTTGATAGTTGTTCTCATGAATAAAGTAAAAGCCTGAGGTCTTGTTGTCTTTAATGGCAGCTACTGAAGCTGATGTATCAAGGACCAGTAACAGCAGGATACCACCAGAGCAATTGGAGCAAAATCGGAAGGACGGTGAATCCGATGATCCAACGTTACGCTCCCTTCTTGAATCCTCCGGTGACTGCCGTTCAGAGATGGTGGTTCAGGTGAAAAAACAAACAAATGTCAGCTAATTTGAGATAACAAACTCAAAGTGGTGAAAACTCCAAATGTTGTGAATCCCTTTGTGCTTGGTTCTTTTGTAAGTTTTTCAATCAAAAACTTGAATATAGAGTTAGCTTGTACTATGTTTTAAGAAAAAATTTAAGTTTAATAAGAAAAATAAAAAAAATTTGGTGTTTAATTAAATTTTTTTTTTAAGAACCTTTAAATAAGAGACTTGCAATGGAGCACATAATTTTTTGGGTCTCTTAATCCAGCCTTTTAATTCACTTTTACAAATAAAAAATATTAAAAAAATATAAGAGACCATTTAGAGTTTTTAGGATAATGGTGCTCTTAGGGTTTAAAGTTAAGGGGTAGAGATTTGAGATTAAGGTTTAAAATTTTATAAAATAAAAAATTTAAATTAAAAATTTGAAAATAAAATTTAGAAAATAGTTTCAAAAAGTATTTTCGAATTACAAAAAAAAATTTGGAAAAAAAAATAAAAAAATTTTGAAAAAGAAAATTTCAAAAAAAAAATTATTTTTTTATATATCTAGGGTATTAGGGTCTTTTTACCTATTAATTGAAACATTTTGGTCATTTTCTTCCTTGTAGTATATTTTCGTGACAAAAACTTAAAAATAGTGTATTTAGGAGAATTATATTTTGTTGTTATCCTTTTTTTTTTGAAACACAACTTACTTTTATTCAAACTTAATTCTTTCGGTTACAATAAAAAGAAGAAATGTACCATCTTCTTTGATTAAAATGATAAACTACAATCACAAAAGCAGATAAGTAGAATAGTTCTTCCTGAGAAGATGACTGCAAATTCAAGACCAAGCTCAAATGCGTCGATAAGGCTTCAGAACAAAGCCAGACAGCTGAGAGATAGTCACAAAAAGAGGTGACGTTAGCATTCAATCCGCATCTCGGAGAATTGTCGAGACAAAACCCGTTGCATCGTTCGGGGCCGAACGAACCGCTACACAAGCTAACAAAACGGATACATATATGGATGGACACTTCCATTTTATGTTTGGAAGGGAAACATTCCTTAACAAAGAGGTGGTGGATAAAGCCATTCGCTTCTCCAAGGAGAAAGATGCTGGTGGTGATGCAGATAGAAAGATCTATACTATTATTTGAGAAGTGAATTTGCTTACTTGTCATCTTTTCCATAATTTTAGTTAATTTGCTTACTTGTCATTTTTTTTCATGATCATTTCTATACTAAAACACAAGTCACTTGAACAATAAGATTCTGCCGCATGTCATTATTTTACAAATAAAAAAACTAATTAATTATCAACATATGGATTAAAAACTATCGCAAATAAACCAACAAAAGAAATGTCTCCAATCAAAAAAAGAGCTCCACTAACCACGATCTCTAATTTCTTAAAACCGTAAAATCTTAAATCCCTAAATTTTCTCTAATGAACACCTTATTTCATGGCACAATTTCAAATTGTTTCATCTATAACTTATTTCTTCTCTGTCTTCTATCCCTCTCTCTTATTCTTTGTCGTTTGTGTCTTAGTAATTTTTTGGGTTTTGAGTGTTGCAACAATAACTATATACCTTATGACTTCATTATGTCCAAGTTCGGTGTTTCTTCTTAATTAAATACTCTCATATTCTTTTTGTTCAGCTTCAAGTTGTTTTAATAGATTATTCATAGGAAGACTAAGGGACAACGAGGCTGGGCATATCACAATACTAAAAGCAGCATATTCTGTATCCAGAAAACGCCACGTCATCAAAAATATTCGTCCAATCAAATTTTTTTTTGGGCTTAAAGTTTACGTTTGGGCTTTATGACCAATCAGATCATTTTTTTTGTGCTTAAAGTTTACGATTGTGTTTACGTATGGGCTTTATACTATTAAAACATAAACAATACATTGATCTAACATTGTTCTCTTATTTAAGCCCATTCCTATAAATCCTTTTATTTTGTTTCGGGTGTATTTAAAAAAATAAAAAACCTAGCCTCCATCACAAGCGGACGCAGGGAAAAAAAAATCGTCTAGCACCACCGCCTCTTTTCTAAGTCGTATCTTATCTTCCTCTCCTCTCCATCAAGCAGGAGATCCGCTCAAAAAAATTTCAAATTTCAAATTAACAATCAAACTTCAAATTTCAGATTTAATATAAAATCTGGTGCGTGGCATCGAGAAAAAATCATAATAAGATAAATAAGTATTTAGATTAAACACAAATAAGTTTCTGAGAACTTTAAATTAATTTTCAATCACTTAAATTCAACAAAAATATTTTTTTATAAATTAACCATTATCTAAATATCCCAATATAAATATATTTGTATGAAGGGTTTAATTATTCAAAACTCAACTCTAAATCCTAAACGATCAATTCTAAATCTTTTTTAAAAAATATGAATGCTAAACCCTAAACCATCAATCCAAAACCCTTTTTTTTTTTTGAAATATGAACCCTAAACCCTAAAATATCAACTCGAAACCCTATACTCCGAAACATCAACTCTAAACCCTAAACTTCAACTCTAAACCCTAAACCATCAACACTAAACCCTAAACTATCAACACTATACCCTAAAAAGTATACTCTAAACCCTAAACCCTAAAAAAATTAACCCTAAACCGTAAAACATCAACTCTAAAGTTGATGTTTCATGGTTTAGGGTTTAGGGTTCGAATTTCAGAAAAATATAGGGTTTTGGGTTTACATTTAGGGTTTAGAGTTGATATTTTAGGGTTTAGATTTGAAGGTTTAGAGTTTAGGGTTTAGGGTTTAGAGTTGATGTTTCATGGTTTAGGGTTTAGAGTTGATGATTTAGGGTTTAAAGTTGATGTTTTAAGTTTTAGATTTAGGGTTTAGGGTTTATGTTTAGGGTTTAGAGTTGATGTTTTCGGGTTTAGGTTTGAAGGTTTAGGGTTTAGGGTTTAGGCTTTAGAGTTTAGGGTTTAGGGTTTAGGGTTTAAGGTTTAGAGTATATTGTTGATGTTTCGGGGTTTAGGGTTTAGAGTTGATGTTTTATGGTTTAGGGTTTAGAGTTGATGATTTAAGGTTTAGAGTTGATGTTTTAAGTTTAAATTAGTTAACCTTATGTTTTTTTTTTTTGTCAAAGTTAATCAATTTGTTATAAATGTCTTTTACCTTTCATTAAAAATGAGGGTAAAATTGGTTAACGTAAACATGAAAAGTGGTACTTAAAAATTGTATTTTAGAGTGAGGGGTTGATTGGTTGTTATGTAGTTTTTGTTTTTGTTTTTACTTTAGAAAATAAGCTGTGAATTGTTTTGCTTCGGCTTTAACTGTTTGTTATATATTTATTTTGAAAGCACTAAATAAAATCTTTAGAAAAGTTGATTTTGAAAACTAATATATTATGTTTTTTTTAAACTCTATATTGTATCTTTAATTTTAAAATCTAAAATATGATTGGTTTTTTAAAAAAAAAAAAAATTGTTAGAAAAAGTAGATGTCTAAAACATTTACCACCATTACCAATCAACCGCTGAGTTTATTCATTTCAAATTCGTTGGACAACATAATAAATTAATTTGCGTATTATTACTTATATTTTTGGTAGTCAATTTTGAAATAATATATATATATATATATATATATATATGTTTTTATAAGAAAATAAACAAGCTAAAATTAATTAATAATTATAAGAAGAAATTTACCCGGGCGTAGCCCGGGCAAAGACCCTAGTAGATTTTAAAAATCTGAAATGGAAGTACAAAGTAAATATTTTATCACTTTTCTTTTAGTTAACTATGCAAAGTTTCAGCGTTATTGAGTTTTTTTTGGGTAAATTGTTTCGTATATTATGGATATAGTACAAAAGAAATGGTGCTCATCTTTTCTATTAAGAATCCATGTCCGTGTGGGGTGTGCAAATGGTGCTCATCTTTCCTATTAAGAACGTGAAGATGGAGAGAAAAAAACGTGAAGATGGCATATCGGTGGTGTTGTGTAGACTGAGATTAAGGTAATATTTTATAAATAGGTATTTTAGCTTATTTTGTAAATTGTTATAATTTTCTAGGTATATTATATATCCACAATTTATGACTTTATGTATATATATATGAACACTCTTCAACATCTCTTGACACGCGGTAATAGGAGGAGATAATCTGTATGGAGTTGGTATATTTTTGACTCTAAGATGTAATAGTAATACATGTTAAATTTATATGATAATTTTATATAAAATAAGTATTTTTTCCCCGTAGGCAGTACGGTACTGAACACTAGTTTTAAGATAAATCATTAGTTTAATTAATATTATTATTTAAAATTTTGCTTACTTATCATTTTTTCCATGATTTTAGTTAATTTGCTTACTTGTCATTTTTTATAATTTTAAAATAAATCATTAGTTTAATTAATATCATTATTTAAAATTTTATTTTAAATCTATATATTTATCATGTATTAAAGATAATTAATAAACATTAAACTATTCTAGTGATATATATATATACACTATTATTTTTAAAATATATATTTTAATATGTAATTATCATGATATTTAGGATATTTAATTAATAAATAGATATTAACAATTGATATTAACAATATATACTGATAATATAATCATTACTTTTATCTTATATTAATTTATGATTTTAATGACTAATATTATAGCCATTTCTTTGATTTTTATAGGAAATATTGATGAAACACAAATTTTATATGTAAGTATTTTAATATATCTGAATTAACCTGTTTCTTTGGTTTATTCGGTTTGATCGATTAATATACTCAATCATATCCGTATACTGCGGTTTCTTAAAAATAGCATCCATTCAGTTTACTCGGTACTACCAAATCAAGACCGTTTTTCCTATTTCGGTTTGGTTCGGTTTTAAATGGTTCGGTTTTACCAGATTGAACACTCCTAGACTATTGTTGTTTTATTAATGTTTTATAGTTGTGATTTTTTATAATCCTTTCCAGTACCACATGATTTCTTTTCGGTCCAAATACTACATGTATTTAATTTCAAATACAAATTTCCTAATTTAATTATTAAATTTTGTATCTAATTTAGTTATTATTATTTTATAAAAATAAATATTAGAATTAAAAATTGTTAGATATATAGATATATTAATCCGCACAAGATGTGGAACATCAGCTAGTTCATAACTAAATGCTAATCAATTAAGAAATTCATTTTTGTATATAAACTTTCACGTTAAAAGTTATAACGACCAACGTATTTAAATTAATAATACATATAATAATTATTATTTATAAAATAATATATTTGGGCAGGCAAAACACTAGTTTAGTTTACTCAGGGTTAACCAAGTTTTTCATCATTCTCTGGATTA
Proteins encoded in this window:
- the LOC106340552 gene encoding uncharacterized protein LOC106340552 isoform X2, which encodes MLPRTSSPIRRAKGGWTSSDETLTQAVCKFNGKSWKKIATEADVSRTSNSRIPPEQLEQNRKDGESDDPTLRSLLESSGDCRSEMVVQVKKQTNVS
- the LOC106340552 gene encoding uncharacterized protein LOC106340552 isoform X1; the protein is MNSFFPNWRTSSPIRRAKGGWTSSDETLTQAVCKFNGKSWKKIATEADVSRTSNSRIPPEQLEQNRKDGESDDPTLRSLLESSGDCRSEMVVQVKKQTNVS